A genomic window from Triticum aestivum cultivar Chinese Spring unplaced genomic scaffold, IWGSC CS RefSeq v2.1 scaffold121414, whole genome shotgun sequence includes:
- the LOC123175596 gene encoding 3-ketoacyl-CoA synthase 5-like, which translates to MYPLLTSEHDRSVANTIAMAMGLPPLSKQLFPIVAGMVLVCSIFLKAVRRLGYSFSPIQLLLLSLVLLAMVAAVVNRTRAVYLVDYACFLPCPTWRFPNSTLIEYARLVPAFADDRTVGFTTRVLGSSGLGDETSLPPGDHYIPPDNNLVVARAEAELVIFSAIDDLLAKTGVTPDAVGVVVVNCSVFAPVPSLSDMIVNRYKLRSDVRCVNLSGMGCSAGVISVGLAAGLLGAAPHGAAHALVVSTETITPNLYLGRERSMLLSNMLFRVGGAAVLLSTSKDRARFRLAHIVRTITGGAQDSSYRCIFQEEDEEGNLGVKLSRDLMRVAGDALKANITALGPLVLPFFEQLRFVANKLLLKLGRRGSVKVKPYVPDLCKAFHHVCIHAGGRAVVDEVQSSLGLSEEHVEPSRMALHRFGNTSSSSVWYEMAYLEAKGRVRKGHRVWMVGLGAGVKCNSAVWECIRPAARLDKAWAGCIHRYPINVPHANVNMVAESDPIIAV; encoded by the coding sequence ATGTATCCTCTCCTCACCTCCGAGCATGATCGATCGGTTGCGAACACAATAGCCATGGCCATGGGCTTGCCACCTCTTAGCAAGCAGTTGTTCCCCATTGTTGCCGGCATGGTCCTTGTATGCAGCATCTTCCTCAAAGCTGTGCGGCGACTCGGCTACTCTTTCTCACCCATCCAGCTCCTCCTGCTCTCTCTGGTCCTCCTAGCCATGGTGGCAGCCGTCGTGAACCGCACACGCGCCGTGTACCTCGTGGATTATGCTTGCTTCCTTCCCTGTCCCACCTGGCGTTTCCCTAACTCCACATTGATCGAGTACGCTCGCCTGGTACCTGCGTTCGCGGACGATCGCACTGTCGGCTTCACCACGCGGGTGCTCGGGAGCAGCGGTCTCGGCGATGAGACCAGCCTGCCACCCGGCGACCACTACATCCCGCCGGACAACAACTTGGTCGTAGCCCGAGCCGAGGCGGAGCTGGTCATCTTCTCGGCCATCGACGACCTGTTGGCCAAGACAGGTGTCACCCCTGATGCCGTCGGCGTCGTTGTCGTCAACTGCAGCGTCTTCGCCCCCGTGCCGTCCCTCAGCGACATGATCGTCAACAGATACAAACTCCGCAGCGATGTCCGTTGTGTAAATCTGTCTGGGATGGGCTGTAGCGCCGGGGTGATCTCGGTGGGGCTTGCTGCCGGCCTACTTGGTGCAGCGCCCCATGGTGCTGCCCATGCTCTAGTCGTGTCCACGGAGACCATCACGCCCAACCTGTACCTCGGCAGGGAGCGCTCCATGCTGCTGTCCAACATGCTCTTTCGGGTGGGCGGCGCCGCCGTGCTGCTGTCCACGTCCAAGGACAGGGCGCGGTTTCGGCTCGCCCACATCGTGCGGACGATCACCGGCGGCGCGCAGGACAGCTCGTACCGGTGCATAttccaggaggaggacgaggaaggaaACTTAGGGGTCAAACTTTCCAGGGACCTCATGCGCGTCGCCGGTGACGCGCTCAAGGCCAACATCACGGCCCTTGGCCCGCTCGTGCTCCCCTTCTTCGAGCAGCTGCGCTTCGTCGCCAACAAGCTGCTGCTCAAGCTGGGCCGGCGAGGCAGCGTGAAGGTGAAGCCTTACGTCCCCGACTTGTGCAAGGCGTTCCATCACGTGTGCATCCATGCAGGGGGCCGTGCGGTCGTCGACGAGGTCCAGTCTAGCCTCGGGCTGTCGGAGGAGCACGTGGAGCCGTCTCGCATGGCGCTTCACCGGTTCGGGAACACGTCGAGCAGCTCGGTGTGGTACGAGATGGCGTACCTGGAGGCCAAGGGCCGGGTGCGGAAGGGCCACCGTGTGTGGATGGTTGGCCTCGGAGCTGGGGTCAAGTGCAACAGCGCCGTCTGGGAGTGCATCCGCCCGGCAGCCCGGCTGGACAAGGCGTGGGCGGGATGCATACATCGCTACCCAATCAACGTCCCTCATGCCAACGTCAACATGGTAGCTGAG